The DNA region CTTCATTCAAAACTATAATCAACCATCTTGACATGGAAGGATGGTTTCTGCAGCTCTCAAGAGTTAACACAGGTGCGGAAAAAGGGATTCATACCATAATCTTGTTGACCCTGTGGTTCGTCTGGAAAGAGCAAAATAATAGGATCTTTCAAAGTACCCAACGTACGGTCCGTCTTCTACTCGTGGATCTCCAGGATGAGGCCAGGGTGTGGTGTTTAGCAGGTGCAAAAGATCTTAGCCTACCAGTTGCTCCCCCTGACCGTGAGTAGTAGATAGTTTTTTCCCCCTCCAATTGGGGCGGTCTGCACCATTGGAGCTTGTGACATGCGCTTCCTGCGCCTGTAAAACTCTATTTCTTCTTATTAATTCAAACTTCAGGGCATATTCAACCCATGCATATAAGTTTAGTTTTTTCAGTACCAAGTCAAGCAACAGAGCTAGAGGCCGGTTTCCCTTTTGACCCAACTGCAGGATCCTGAAATCTAAATTACTTGACCCAATTATGCTCTGATCTTGTAGCTTCTGCATGCATCAGATACACGTAGTTTTTCTACCAAGTAGGCATGCAAGTACCAAATCAAGCAACAGAACCTAGAGGTTTTCTTTTCGATCCAATTGCAGCATTCTGAAATCTAAATTACTTGACCCAGTTATGCTCTAATCTTGTAGCTTCTGCATGCATCGGATGCACGATTAGGCATCAAAACCATTCATCCCCATGTCTCGCTGCAGGCTCGGAGGGACTAACCTCGTGTGCAGCATCCAGGGAATCAGAGTTCGCCAATAATGCCGGTGGTTTTGTCAACTCATGGTGTCTCGCCCACTGCTTCCGGCGGGCTCGGCTGCGGCAGCCGCTCCTCTCGACACGGCGCAGGCTGATTGGGGAGGAGGAGCGGCTGATTGGCGATGAATGACACGCCAGAGGCATTGGCTGCAAGGGAATTTCATGCGGTAAAAGTTCAGGTTTCTAGCTTATGGTTCCTTCAAATTATTCGTGCACACCATTGAAGCTAGGTGTAACTTCCGAAACTATCGATGCTGCTGCTGATTTCAATCTCTTCTCATCCTAGGAGCATCAAGTCTGTTGGCGCAGTTGCTGCTTTGTGTGCGGATCGAATTGTGTGGCGTGAAGATGGTGTTGCAACTTATCAAGAGCTAGACAAATCTGGATAAGGATACCTAACTGACAGTACTGGCACTCTTCTATAGTAATAAATGGAACTCTAAAGCCCCTGCCAGTTTTACACAAGGCAGTGGGGTACATAGCTTGATATGGTGTTCCTAGCCGTCAGGTGTTCTTCTCATTGTCCTCACCACTGCTCGGATCCTCAAAAGATTTTACGCCCTGCTGTAGTGCTTTAGACTGGATTTTGCATCTGATTCATGCGCTGATAAATAGTGAATCATAAGTCGCAACTGTAAAGGAAATGCAAAACGATATATTTCATTTCTGAAAAGAACAGAATAGCCGGTACAATTTAATTTACTACTATTTTCACATTCATTGATTATTGATAATCACAGGGATAGGTTTTAATCAATATGAGCAAAATAGAACCTAAGGATAACACGGAaacaaaatatgcatcaaacTTTAGCTGGATACCAGAGGACGAATGAGCAGTAATGAAAATCATAAAAACAAAAAACAGCATAGCAAGGATAAAAAGGCCACCATTGTTGGTACATGGTTCATAGATAATCCCCACAAGCACACGAATCCAAAGTGCCACACAGCAACCCGTAAATATTACATGCCACTAGCCATTCAACACAGCTACTAATATCCGATCATAAGTTACCAATAATATTGACCAGGTCCTAGTTAAAATAGAACACATTCAACCATGCTCTCCCCAACAGCTAAGAAAGACCATGCAATGATGCTAATTACACATGATATAACGAAGAGATAGATCATCCAAAGTTTCAACTTCACATGATTCGATTGCGGAGATCATTCAAACTTCATCTTTTTTCCACTTGCCCCCATCCCAATTGCTTCCACCGCTCACTAGCAGAAACAAACATATTTGTCAAAATATAAACAGCTCTTTACCTACTTCAAGGGTGTTCTCACAAATGTGGGTCGCAGCACAAAAAAAACATAATATAAACAGCGCTTTCATTCAAGAATAAAAGTTGGAACGACTTTGGAAGAAACAGCCAAACAGTGTCGACGACAATTAAGGATATCGAAGTTTATCACTAACATTTCAACATTGTCGTATTTTCTAAGATTAATTAGGAATACCGACATAACGACATCATGCTACGGACATAAAGGCATTTCATGAAGATAACCTAATCAAAAAGGAGCGTATGCTAACACTTGCACTTCTCACAGCTTCGAATTCAGTGTTAAATTTTACTTGGGAATACTGCCACACGGTACACGGGACAATCTGAATTCAGATCTATTTACCGGAGACACTTGTTTGTATTCATGTAAGGAACAGTTGTCTAATCTTAATGAGAAGTGAAAAGTAACTGACACCAAATTCTCCACCAAAGAAAAGACACGCAAGCAGAAATATTTTTCGTCATGTGATGCAATTAGGTTGAACACTAAAACCACGGGAGCAGTTGTAATACGGAGCATTGTGGGCCTAATAAGTTAGTAAATTTTTACTCTAACTGGATGTAAACAAACAGGAATTCACATTTAATCGTGAGCAGCCACACAAAAGCATAAAAACAATGCAATTGGAATTGATAAAACTGAGTATGTGTTCTACGTAGTGGTATTAGTATGTACCTGTTAAGATGTTGAGCACCACTAGGAGGCATTGATGACAAGGATGTCACGCCAACACAACAATGTTCTTAGGGAATTGTCCTGGGTGGCGGAGATGACCATGGCTTTGCGCAGGTCAACAGAAAGCAGGAGCTGCGCTCTTTCAACCTTGTAGCCTTCCACGTCATCCACACGACCCCCAATGACAAGGTAGACTACATCATGTTCCTGCGTGCTCAGCATAGGGAATAATGGCGTGATCCGCGGAACACCCTTGGAGATAAGTGTCTTGTCTGCCCAGAGATCGTCTAGACGCAGCACCGTGTCTTTCATCCAGGTAGGGGATGGCCCATCGAGGTCCAGGGCAAAGGTAACGAGCGCAATTGGGTTGTGTTCCACGAAGCCCTCCATCGTGAGAAACTTGATGGTGCCGTCGACGCAGGCCATGGTGCAGAAGTCTTGCGGGATCAGCCGCCGGTGGTGGTGTTCGCCGATGGAGCAGCTATGGGGCAGCGGAACAAAAGACATGCCCAAGTCCGGCAAGTCGTCCGGCGAGTCGACCTCGCCATTGCGTCCCAGATCGCAGAGCAGCAATCCGTGGAGAAGATCAACCCAGCACAAGAGGTTCCTGCTTTGGACGGAGAAGGACGTGTGAAGCCTCCACGTGTGGCGCAGCTCGGAAGGGAGGCGGCCAACCCTGTAGACCCACTCGCTGCTCTGCCAGAGACAGAGCTTGCCGAACGCAGGCACCCCGGGCTCGGCGGGCGAGGGGAGTTTAAAGAGCAGCTCGGCGAGGACGAAGGCGCCACCTTCGCGTGCCATGATGACGGCCCCGGCGGCGCCGACGCACGAGTAAGGAAAGGAGTTGTGGTGGACACCGGGGATCCTGGAGAGCGAGGAAGATGCGGTGTCCACGAGCAGGTAGCATCCCCCGTACGTGGAGATTGGGCGGTAGGAGCCGACGTAGATGAGGACCAGGTTCTtgtcggcggcgacggcattGCCGGACTGCTGGTTCCATGTGTATCCGTGTTTTGGGAACGGATGGGATGGGTGCGGCCGCACGATGGTGAGGCAGCTTACCCCCGGGGGATCGACGACCTGCAGATCTGGCGTCATGGCCCGCATGTACGTGGCAATATCTGCTTCGATGGCGTCAACGCTTGGAATCGGCTCTGATGATGATTGCCGCCGGGTGGTGCCGCCGACCACGCCCGCTACGGGATGCTTGCGGAAGTAAACAGCGCGGCCGAGCAGGACGCAAGCAGGGGCCATGGCGCAAAGAACTGTACGGTCGGGTCGAGGAAGAATTGCAGGGTAGGCGCAGCTAGGTTTGTTGGATCTGACCAAGAAAGATGGCGGCGGgcggagaaggaagaagaagcggAATGAATTAGGTAATTTCCCTGTGTCGCGACAGGAAGTAAGGTGCGGTCGTGCGGAGACTGCTAGGCTATGTGAACCGACGGATCCAGCATGGACGAACGGATCTGCGCGGGCTCAGTCCGACCTAGAACATTTTGTACATGGTCCAAAAAGAAAATCCCACGCAGCAGTGATGTCCTTGTTCGTGGTATATTTTTGGACAAATCCCTAAATTACTTCATCTTATCATTCTAGGTCCAAATGCAGTCTGGTCCTTTCTCGGCTTCTCGCTCCTAGCCGTCGGCGATTTTCTTATGCAGTCTTCAAGCAAAGTGATAAGAGACGAAGATGACACGGTACAGATGTACCTCCCCTGCTCAATTGCTCCATCCATCTCTCCCTCTCCCGGGGCTAAGGTTTCACTCTATGAGTTTACACCGTGCTCGTCTAGGCCTCAAAAGCTATACTAGCACCACAATTCAGTTCTGATCAATTTGGATTGCTCCCATTCAGTTTAGAGCTTTTCTTCTTCTATTCTGAATCTGTTCAACTCGCTACAGACTATAACATCGAACATTGAGGATGGTATTCTGAAAGAAAGGTTTCTAATTAGCTTACCGATGTAATcattttgtttttcttttcatACTTATAAGATAAATTAAACAAAGCACTCGTTGAACCTGTGGAGTCTTTTTTTATCATGCACAGCAAACAACTTTAGCATCGATAAGAAACATTTGTGAACGTGAGATAGAGTCCATCCTAACAGAGTTGTTAACTTGTGGTGTACAGGCGCTGACTGACGGCCGCTGGATCAAAGATATCTCTAGTGGCCTAACTGTGCCTATCATCGTGGATTATCTCAAGTTGTGGGAACTGATGTCGGAGGTCCAGTTTGGCACTGATGATGATCGCTATCGAACAGGTGATCCCCCGGCACCGCATCGAGATCCATGGTAAAGCGAGCGGCCGGACGGACGGCAGGGGGCTTGAGCCTCGTTCAGGTGTTGCGGCGGACGTGGGAGAGCCGGATGAAATCGATCGATAGCGGTGGATTGGTTAGGGTTTGCGGGTTTCGGCCTTGGCGGCGGCAATTAGGGATCGGTTTGGTGGTGAGAGCATGAGGAAAGCCACGATACTTGGATATTTGAACTGATCGCTTATTTGTTCGGAGGACCTGACCCTTTTTATGCTTTTTAAACGGAAACAAAAGTCAAGATACCTCTCTCTCCGCTATTGTTAAAGTTCTTTCTCAACTATTTTTCATTTAGTTCTTTTGGTGGTGAACCAAAATTTAGCCCCCTAATTCAGTCTGATATGGATGACGTAGCGACGCTTTTTCTAACTGGGTGGTGACGTTGATTTCCAGATATGGGTAGAGCGGGGGATTCTTGGGCAAAATGTCTCGATGTCTATGCCTCTATGGGAGCCATTTTCCTCTTTGGAGGCATCATCATGTCTCCTCGCTCGATGGTGGGTGGTTTGTAGCTTCAATAGAAGAAGTTGCCACTGAAACCGAAACGAAGAATCATCCTCTCGTGTAACAAATGAACGGCCTCCTCCACGGTTCTTAAACGGCAGCCCACCGAGTTGAAGCCACCGGATGCAGAATCGCTTCCCCTCTCATCAGTTCACTTTATTTAATGGATGGTTTCTACAGGAAGATAGATGCTAATCCTGACATGTAAATTTCTCTTATTCCCTGACTAACTCAATCTGTCTCATTTTCTAAAAATGCTTGCTCTTAGTTACCTTTCTGTTGTTTCGATGCCATCATTTATAATGGAGAATTTCATGCAGCAGTCTAATATGCTATTGATTGTGATAAATAATGGGTTACAAATGATAGTTCTCAACCTCTCATTATACTAAGCGTTGTTAATGTGGCAAGATATATTGTAAGTTATAAAATGCATACTAAGAACTGTGTAAAAACACGCTAATGTTTTCATGTTGATAATAGCATGAGATGGTAATTCAGATTTCAGATAGGATAACTGCAAAATTCATACAAAAGGATACGGAAATATAGTGTAAAAATGCCATCGTATGGATTGTATCAGATGTTATTTATTTTTTCTATGAGCATAGTTTTAGAACTGGACAATTCAGTGTTTTGATCGGAGTTTGATCCAAATTTGTGCATACTTGAGCTACTAGCTGTATTATCATGTAACTAGATTTTTTTTTGAAGTCCTAAGTTTATTGTacttcaaaataatcatttggATCTCTGGATTCTGCACTTGTGTAACGAATCGTTCTAATTTCTGCAGTACGGGTCTTTATGGATCACAACTACTCTAATATTCATGCTAGCTGCATTTGGTAACTTTGCCACTTATCTTATGCAAAAGAAAAGGGATCTGAACATATGGAACTTTGATGTTGGTTATTTCAATTGGGCAACATCAGTCATGTATGTTATGATATCATTGTGCCTACAGTGTTCTTTTTTCTGTTTCAGTAATTTGGATCACGCCTAAGTCGTGTCCGATTTTGGTGTATGTGGGGTTGTTCTCTGTTTGTCATCACACCCGCATCTGTAAGTATTCTAGTTCCATCCATCGCTGGCAAGAATATGCAATTTTTACCATTATGTACATGCGTATGAGTTTGGCTCACTTTGCTGCAATTATATGCAATGCCATCCATCACTGGTAAGAATATGCAATTTTTACCATTATGTACATGCGTAGAAGTTTGGCTCACTTTGCTTCAATTATATGCCATGGTTCTTAGACAATTCTCTTTGTGTGAAAAGAATACACTAAAATTCTACGAGAAAATCAATGAAAAAGAGCGAGAAACACCTAAACTGAAAGAACTGGTGCATCCGGTGCCAAATTCTGCGAGGCATACTGAAATAAATTCTGGAAGACGTGCAAACTGAGATCCAAATACTGAAATTTCAAATTAAGATCCAAATACTGAAATTTCTCGAGGAGAGGTGGCACGCCGTCTTCAGTGCGCCCGCTCGGCACGTATCTGCGCAGCACGACCGCACACGACCGCACGAGGACCATCTCTAAGGCCGCAGCGAGTCGCCCCGCTTGTGCCACTGCGCCGACGCATAGGAGGCCGAGACCAAACGCGCACGTGATACAGGGGTGGCAACATACAGGGGTGGCGCTGTACGTGGATGGGATTTGGCGATGGCGGGGGCGGGAAGCGCGCACGTGAGTAGATGAGCCGCAAGGAACAGAGCGGAACGGGCCCACATATCAGCGCATGCGCAGTTCGGACTTCGGAGCGAGGACCGCGAGGGCGAGCGGAATGCGGCAGCAACGGACCAGGGCATCACCACAAAATTTTAAGGAGAGAAATACAAATCAAAATAACATCGAACGAAGACGTCACAGTAAACTAAACTGAAAATTTGGCAAACTGTCTATTTCAGTAAAAGACATGATCACCTGAAATGGAAAAGGCATGCATTTCAAGGGTAACTTAAGAGAATGTCAACAAACATAAGTATGAATTGCATCCAAACATCTAGTTATCCAAGTCCTTCCATAGCATCAAGCTACATCTGACAAATGTTTAACTTTGTAGGCAATGTTATTAATCCTAAACCATTAGACTACTTAAAATCCTTGCTGAAATGCGACACCTCCTTCCCATGCACTAAATCAAAAGGGTCCTCAATAGAAAGATCAGATGCCCTGCGGAAGTTCCAGCCATAGTATTGTCTAGGGGCCAAAAGCGAAATAGAGCAAGCTTGACACCCCCAGGGAAGAACAGCTAAATCATTCAGTTGAGTATCCATCGCACCTCCTGAATTCTCAGCTTGCACAAGGGTGACGCTATCAAGGCGATTTGCAGTCTTCAGTATATACTTGAGGAATGAGAGCTCACTTTGACTGCAACGGAAGTCATGCAGAACCACCTTCTTGATTTGTGACTGCACGCATCCAATGAGATCTAGCTCTTCATAGAACTCGGTATGTTGCTCATCAGATGGCAGATTCAGTGTCACAGACTACAAAATGACTAAACATCTCAGTTACAGAATAACAGAGCTGGAAAGTAGTGATAATGACAAtgcaaaataagaaaaacagtgTATACTTCTATGTACCTCAATGTGCAGGATCTCAACATTGGGAAAGCATCTGAGCCAACAGGTTGACCTTCAAAGTTGACCTTGAGCTGAGCAAGCACACCAAAGTTGACCTTCAAAGCCAAGATCCTCACGCTCCAGACCTTGGTGCTGGGCCTGACATCTGTTCCTTTCTGCAATGCAAATACATTCTTCAAGCACAAGCACAAATAAAAATCAGATgcttttttttaaagaaaaggAACATCATAGACATGAATATGACATCAATATCCAATACCTTGACAATGATTTCCCCAATCTGGAGCAGGAGAGCTCCTGCATCCATGTACCCAAGCACCTTTGGCGCAGCATCAATTGCGACCTTCAGAGTTCCTCCGCTGTTAAGTGGAGGCAACGCCATCCAAGCCAGGATCCTCTCAAGTCAGGGCACAGCACTCACACTGATTTCACTGCCCATGAAGCAGCAAAGGTTGACGCATTGGAGGTTCTGACCGCGGAGGAGCACAATCAGAGGAAGTTCATGGATCAAAACAAGACTAAACACCTTCAGCATGGGGGAGGAATCAAGGATGTAATTCAGGATGTCCTGATTAATGGCACAATTGAGGATGACGAGTTCCTCCAGATGAGGGAAGGTGCCAACGCCGCTGGGGGCCTCAGACGGGAGGTCCAATGATCCTAGGTACAAACTCCGGAGATTGGTGCGGGACAAGATGCTCGCAGGGAGGGTTAGGGAGAAACTCCTCCTATCAAGCCGACGAAGACGAGGTCCTCAACGCACTTGTCGACGAGGAGAGGCGGCCACTCGTTGAGGTGGCGCTGGCTGAATTCGATGGATGAGATGTGTACTGCGAGAAACGGGCCCGGGTGCCTGGACAGGATGCAGTCCACGGCGGCGACTCGGGTGGATTCGGGGGAGGTGGAGAGCTGCTCATCATAGAATACGGGTGGCACAGAGCTCCAGAGGCGTACCCAGCGCTTCGACAGCACGGTGGTGCTCACGGCGTCCTTGATGGGGAGGCGGGAGACGATGATGCGTAGGATGTCATCGGTGAGGGCGCTGTCGTAGGCCTCGCCGGCCGCAGCGGAGAGGATGGCGCCCGTGACGACGGCGTGAGCCGGAAGGCACGAGCGGACGTAGGACTCCGGATCCATGGATCCGGTTTGCGGTGCTGCGGAGGCGACGGAGGCTAGGGTTTGCGGTGGCACGCAGGCGACAGGGATTTCGGTGCGGTCCTCATGCGCCGGGCAGAGGTTATGGCTAGGGTTGAGCTGTTTGGCTGGGCCTTAGCAGACTTCAGTGgtaatttttaaaaaaatttggaATCCAAAAGCATGTGAAAGTAGGGTAAGGGTGGCGTGAAATTTGTACCAGCCCACGGCTACTTTCGGCTGTAGCTTTAAGTAGAGTCAACTCATTTAGTTGACTTttagcttttccaaaaccacgGTACGCATGTGCTCATCAAGATCGACAATCAAATAAGAGCATGACTAATAATACAGCTGGCAGCGGGTGTAAGTTTTTGCCGCATTATATATAGCTAGCTAATAGCACGCTCCATTAATAGACTCGTACTAAATCATTAATGCTTGGCCCACCTTACCTTCATAAGTTTTTGAAAATCTATGCATAAACTGGCCGTAAGCTAACAACCCAcctcttttctctctcctccaACTTATCACAAATCTGATGTGCCAGATCTTGCAACCTACTTACATCATCTTGCTCTAAGAGTAAGCTTAATAATACAGCCGGCCGCTACCTGTAAGAATCTTTACAGCCTATCTCTCAGCCTACTCATACAATGGTGAGCTCTTCACCGTTAATATATCACCCACTTGTCTCTCTCGTAGTTTCTTTGATTTTTGTGCCGAAGCCGGTTCTCCTTCTCCTCCACCTCAGCATTTGATTATAGCTTGACATAATACTTGCTCTAAGCCGGCACGGCCTTTTGGAGTGCGTATTAGAGAGAAGATTGCTACAAGAGAGGCTTGGGAGGTCGTTTCGTGACATAGGCTAAGTTTCTATGTACTTTAACCGGCGCTAGTTCGGTCCCTTCGTTAATGAACTAGTTGTTAGCGGACGCCGTCCCTCGCGTGTGCAGACGGCTGGAGGCAGTGCGCCAGAGCTTGTGAAGGAGGCGGAGGAGCCCAGGAGGGAGTGCGGGCGGCCAAAGACGGAGCGCCGGCGGTGGCAACGACACAGATCGGGAGACGCGTGGGAGAGAAAGGAAAGTTGGCCGACGTGGACGTATTTTGCAAAACAGCAGTACATACATAGAAGAGAGAAAAATAGACCATAGCCTAAGAGAATTAGAGATAGCAATCTATGTTGGAACAACTTTTTAGGCTCTTTAGTTTTTTGATATAACAATCAAATATGCAATGCTATTGGAGTTCTTAAACGAGCAACAAAACACCGACTCTGTGCACACATGCTTTAGTTGGCCAGGCTCAGAATCTTAGCTAGGCTGGACTTAGTCCGACAACCCAACTGAACATATTTGAAGACAGTCCTAAACTGACGAGGTAAAGACTTGTTGGACCTAACGCTTGCTGTAACCCACATGGCAGCAGATTATAAATGAAGAGCAGGCAACCACAATAACGACACAGGCCGTAAAACAAGGGCATTGAAAACCCTGCTTAACTGTTCAGTCATAATTTAGTCATCTTGTTAAATAAAATGAGTATAGATCGAAAATGTACAACCCTGTTTTGTCGTTCAGCCAAACATGTTAGGAAGAGGCCTTACTGCCATGAATGCATCGACCATCTGCAAAAGCAAGAAATTGAAGTCATAATCTGTATTGCTAAAAAGACATTTTGTCCCATTGAGAATACTTGGTAATATATGTGCACAACAGGAACAACAGTTATAACGTGAAAAAAAATTCAATTGCGAGACAGGATAGATCAAATGAAAAAATTCATTACCTCCTCAGTCACTTGAGCTCTAGCTCTCTGATGTCTAGCAACCAGCTCCGATAGAACCGCAATGAGTCGCTGCTTTACTTCACCAGTTAGCATCCGTCCTTCCTTATACTCCTGGTTTTGAGTAAAGAGTTTCAGCATGGAGTTTCATAATGGAATTGCAACTTAGCTTCCCAGCATGAAAAATGTACCTTCTTTATGTGGTCAagctcatcatcatcttctagGAAGAAGTTTAGGTATTTAATTGGGACATCCACCTGAACATATGAATTCAACAATCTTTTGTGTTTCTTAAGGCATACGGGAATAACTAGAATATTGTAGGCAAATTATAGAAATAAAGATCAAAATCTCATATTAGCAATGAAATGTGACATAAAAGGCTTCATAAAGAATTTCTAACTATATGCAATACAGTAGGTAGCTTCTGCTGATTATTCAATTTCAAGTGTCATCATGGATCTAACCCTAGACTTCCAAGCAAAAGTCAAAATGCACAGCATAATTCTAGCTACTAGTTTGGTGTTCAATAGTGCTCATGAATAGTAAAATGTACTTACATCAAGGTTAGCACCAAGTTTCCTGTGAAGCTCCACAGAGGCCTGGCCACCCGAGAAAGCATATTTATTCACCTGGGAAATGttgaaaataaattttataaACCTATGAAGAATCAATCCAGTAACATTTCAGCAAAAATTTCAATTGACTTAAATAAAATGTGATTGTTGGGTAAATATGCTTCCAGATTAAAACAAAGCTAGGACAAACCTTTGCCTTTATTTGTTTAGAACTATCTGTCACATATATTGCAGAGTTTGGATCACTGGCCGACATTTTAGTGCTCTCTCCCTGTAAAATGAAAATAAAGGAGCCGGAAAGGTAATGAATGCACTTGAAATTTTGACCATTTATAATAAAATCAAAAATGTTGATCAGGTTAATTAAAACTTAAAAGTGGTCAAGTTGCACCAGCTCTTATGAGTCCATATAAATCCATGCTCTTCTTAAAGGAAATACCTGAAGTGCAGGGAAAAATCTTGATTCAATCAGTGAAGGTTTCTGAAAACCAATTTTAGGAGCAACATCACGAGTCATCCTAAAATAAGGATCCTGCACAAATATAAAGTTAGCAACTCAAATTTGCCAAACTAAACACAGATGTGCCAACATGCAAGTACCATTAATGAAACTAAACACAGATCGTTAGTAAATAAAATTGTCCATAATATGAATGTGGCAGGACCCACCAAATTAAGTACCAAGAAGCATTAATTACAAATTTAAAGCTGGCAGATTAAACTTATATCTCTAATGTAATGCCAACAAGCATATACACCAAATATTTTGTACTGCCCTACTGCTCACGGAACAAGGCTAGCTGCATTATTGCCATCTTTAATGACTGATATTTAAAAATGTTTCCATAGCCATAACTGATACATGGCCAATACGTAAAGATGTACACATTTTAGTATATTAAATGGGAATATTTACATGATAATGCCAAAATCTAAACTTAGTTTCTGTAGGTGGGACACATTTCAAATTGGTTGTCAATATGAGCCATATCTGATACGCCTCATAAAGATGTAGAACATTTTAGTATATTAAATGGAAATATTTACAGGACACTGCCAAAATCTAAAGTTAGCTTCTGTAGGTAGCTAAGCCAAGTCAACATCTAGTGCTCCAGCACCACTTGTACTCACTACAAACACGTAACATGCACGGGAGGACGAACGGAAGGCCCAGCCAGCAAGGTTAGTGGTGGCTACAGCACAAAGGTCTGCACCATTTGTGCTTGCCTTGGCCAGATTACGCTCACACGCCGCAGTGCTCCACGCCACCATTCGATCCCTAGCGTGCTGTGTCTCTGTTGTCGATGGAGCATAGGCCGCGATATCCATAGCCATGGATGCCACTCATGAAGCCAATGCTAGCAGGAACAAGCATGCAAATAGGTAGCGGCAGATGGAAGCATTAACTTTTTTCTTAGATAGCCCAGCATAATCATATTGGGAACTTGATGCAAATAGGTAGGCAGCATCTAGACTGAGTCACACTAGTTGTAGATTGCGGCCACATTACTATTTCTGCCTGCGTGCAGCCCGTGGACCAAGGTCCACTCCTTATAACTTGCGCCCGGTCTTGTGCCCGATGCCACT from Panicum hallii strain FIL2 chromosome 9, PHallii_v3.1, whole genome shotgun sequence includes:
- the LOC112876376 gene encoding uncharacterized protein LOC112876376, which gives rise to MDPESYVRSCLPAHAVVTGAILSAAAGEAYDSALTDDILRIIVSRLPIKDAVSTTVLSKRWVRLWSSVPPVFYDEQLSTSPESTRVAAVDCILSRHPGPFLAVHISSIEFSQRHLNEWPPLLVDKCVEDLVFVGLIGGDILNYILDSSPMLKVFSLVLIHELPLIVLLRGQNLQCVNLCCFMGSEISVLGYMDAGALLLQIGEIIVKKGTDVRPSTKVWSVRILALKVNFGVLAQLKVNFEGQPVGSDAFPMLRSCTLRYIESVTLNLPSDEQHTEFYEELDLIGCVQSQIKKVVLHDFRCSQSELSFLKYILKTANRLDSVTLVQAENSGGAMDTQLNDLAVLPWGCQACSISLLAPRQYYGWNFRRASDLSIEDPFDLVHGKEVSHFSKDFK